The following are encoded together in the Brassica napus cultivar Da-Ae chromosome A9, Da-Ae, whole genome shotgun sequence genome:
- the LOC106350000 gene encoding uncharacterized protein LOC106350000, which translates to MEGGLGIRLLEEFEMVFRLKRLWLFFYGSGSLWVPWLTSNRFNGRSLWLISDAPRFSSTVRSMLQLKDQLHNFLRCRVGDGSTALFWHDYWTQLGPLLQPYGATGPRSLRIPLNATVSQVVNNGHWYLPTARSELDVTLQIILSTTTVPSSAHGPDVYLWRKRSGGFGSSFSSRVTWEAIRTPSPLVQWYSVVWFKEEIPRCSFISWTAFLGRLPTRDRLISWGLSVSPGCALCSLADESIEHLFFHCPFAVATWSRFCGRYLASPPASLAEVVLLCQQLPGPHASRAVTVLKLLNQVIIYNLWRERNARIFTSVSSSEEPFFRVVDRAMRDRLLSLSRPSSSAPHPSLLELYFWFLSPFS; encoded by the coding sequence ATGGAGGGAGGCCTTGGGATCAGACTCCTTGAGGAATTTGAGATGGTTTTCAGGTTGAAAAGGCTTTGGTTATTTTTCTACGGGTCAGGCTCTCTTTGGGTTCCATGGTTAACAAGTAATAGATTCAATGGAAGGAGTTTATGGCTTATAAGTGATGCGCCAAGGTTTTCAAGCACTGTGAGGAGTATGCTTCAGCTAAAGGACCAACTTCATAACTTCCTCCGATGCAGAGTCGGAGATGGTAGCACAGCCTTGTTCTGGCATGATTACTGGACTCAGCTGGGTCCTTTACTTCAACCTTACGGAGCCACGGGTCCCCGTTCTCTAAGGATTCCGCTTAACGCCACCGTCTCTCAAGTAGTCAACAATGGTCATTGGTATCTACCGACAGCCCGTTCTGAACTCGACGTAACGCTTCAGATCATCCTATCTACAACGACAGTCCCGTCTTCAGCTCACGGTCCTGACGTATATTTGTGGAGGAAAAGATCTGGGGGTTTTGGTTCATCATTCTCTTCTAGGGTGACTTGGGAAGCAATTCGAACTCCTAGTCCTCTGGTTCAATGGTATTCAGTTGTTTGGTTCAAAGAGGAAATTCCTCGTTGTTCCTTCATCTCTTGGACGGCTTTCTTAGGAAGACTACCAACTCGTGATCGTTTGATCTCATGGGGTCTATCTGTTTCTCCAGGTTGTGCTTTATGCTCTTTAGCTGATGAGTCTATAGAACATTTGTTTTTTCATTGTCCATTTGCGGTTGCTACTTGGTCTCGTTTCTGTGGCAGGTACTTGGCGTCTCCTCCTGCCTCACTTGCTGAAGTTGTTCTCCTCTGCCAGCAGCTCCCTGGACCTCATGCCTCCCGGGCAGTGACTGTGCTCAAGCTTCTCAACCAAGTGATCATCTACAACCTTTGGCGCGAAAGGAATGCTCGCATCTTCACCAGCGTGTCATCTTCTGAAGAGCCGTTCTTTCGAGTAGTGGACCGTGCCATGCGTGATAGACTGCTCTCATTATCTCGGCCTTCTTCTTCGGCTCCTCATCCTTCTTTGTTGGAGTTGTATTTTTGGTTCCTTTCCCCTTTTAGTTAA
- the LOC106350002 gene encoding UPF0725 protein EMB2204-like: MVAFLSGYSRKEVDRRRSSYMKEVNKSEGFDVSGLPVPDFAPGLIEFICNDTCSPLILLYAKLGLHRYNLVQGKNLQLSSVKKYNQSMGSAASSYYITLVAIDPATQLPQTFQTRVNELRYGELVLDCCIAKPLGETHICEIKKSSDHKPVEDLLHTFPEWPPKNPFKKSNRCYVLKKSELRENDDWIRLYLELAVATTNRNTLENHLLSNLKIVKVAIDTTSNQEGLDLFAIVYIRYKDSCEARVGKDVDRVAVVRRFFNEGMGSFSLVGQNLGIIQKKSNKQLLRFKPWLLYTPRWRLKAYRHSGLTLSRRVPKTRSIEFFLSQFTFRDDFTKKRKRIRVRHCPLRASPTHLYICL; encoded by the exons ATGGTTGCTTTCTTGTCTGGGTATTCAAGGAAGGAGGTTGATCGCCGTAGGAGCAGCTATATGAAAGAAGTGAATAAATCCGag GGGTTCGATGTCAGTGGTCTTCCAGTACCAGACTTTGCTCCTGGACTAATTGAATTCATCTGTAATGATACTTGTTCCCCCTTAATCCTCCTTTATGCCAAGTTGGGCCTTCATCGTTACAATTTGGTCCAG GGGAAAAACTTACAGCTCAGCAGCGTTAAGAAATACAACCAGTCCATGGGTTCTGCTGCTTCCTCTTACTACATAACTTTGGTAGCTATTGATCCAGCTACCCAGTTGCCTCAAACTTTTCAGACTAGAGTTAATGAACTACGCTATGGCGAATTGGTTTTGGATTGCTGTATTGCTAAACCTCTAG GCGAAACCCACATATGTGAAATCAAGAAAAGCAGTGATCACAAACCTGTGGAAGACTTGCTCCATACCTTTCCTGAGTGGCCGCCCAAGAATCCTTTTAAGAAATCAAACCGATGTTACGTT CTGAAGAAATCAGAGCTGCGAGAGAATGATGATTGGATTCGTCTCTACTTGGAACTTGCAGTTGCCACGACTAATAGAAACACCCTTGAGAACCATCTTCTGTCCAACTTGAAGATTGTCAAAGTAGCTATAGATACTACTAGTAACCAAGAGGGACTCGACTTATTTGCAATTGTCTACATAAGATACAAGGACTCGTGCGAGGCTCGAGTTGGTAAGGATGTTGATCGCGTAGCTGTAGTCAGAAGATTCTTCAATGAAGGCATGGGATCCTTCAGTTTAGTGGGCCAAAACCTGGGTATTATACAAAAAAAGAGTAACAAACAACTTTTGCGTTTCAAACCGTGGCTGCTATATACTCCTAGGTGGCGGCTCAAGGCATACAGACACAGTGGCCTTACCTTGTCTCGTCGTGTGCCCAAGACGAGATCCATCGAGTTTTTCTTGAGCCAATTCACGTTCAGAGatgattttaccaaaaaaaggaaaagaatcaGAGTGCGACACTGTcctctaagagcatctccaacccatctCTATATTTGCCTCTAA
- the LOC106347138 gene encoding proline-rich receptor-like protein kinase PERK10, whose product MATPVQPPTAEVPPSPPLSPGGNAVSPTREPIDGNSPEIPNPPPQSTPPPAAPLSSPPPEDSSSPPPPTGAPPPTPTLPADPPPPPSPDTSPPPQPPISPPSFPPPETSPPPTPSSPDPPLNPPPPPLPEISPPPPPPLHEPAVSPPSFPPPEVSTPPPPSSPESSPPPPSLPESSPPPPSSPDRPAISPPLFPPPKSSPPPPASDPPTNPPPLVPPLHSSPPPPSLPPPRPPPSPPGSQRPALSPPPPPRDPEHPQQPPPPDSKRPPPPEKIHPPSKPSPAPLPSNSSSSPSPPLVPSPPPQKSVPDSGNPPQQNNLTPPVTNNSSNSGFSTVALVGVSIGLVLVLLGLIGVIVWCVKRQKKRPSSIGGGYVMPSPIVSSPRSDSTPSKTNSSAPLVGNRSSNRTFFSQPEPGGFGHSKELFSYEELVKATNEFSDENLLGEGGFGCVYKGALPDGRVVAVKQLKIGGGQGDREFKAEVETISRVHHRHLLSLVGYCISENRRLLIYDYVPNNNLYFHLHAAGTPGLDWATRVKIAAGAARGLAYLHEDCHPRIIHRDIKSSNILLDNNFHPLVSDFGLAKLALDCNTHITTRVMGTFGYMAPEYASSGKLTEKSDVFSFGVVLLELVTGRKPVDTSQPLGDESLVEWARPLLSHAVETEEFEALVDPKLGRNYVGAEMFRMIEAAAACIRHSAAKRPRMSQIVRAFDSLAEEDLTNGMRLGQSEVIDSAEQSAEIRLFRRMAFGSQNYSTDFFTHNIYNSRDENV is encoded by the exons ATGGCTACACCGGTGCAGCCTCCTACGGCGGAGGTGCCACCGTCTCCACCTTTGTCTCCCGGTGGTAATGCTGTTTCTCCTACGAGAGAGCCCATTGATGGCAATTCACCGGAGATCCCAAACCCTCCACCTCAGTCTACTCCTCCTCCGGCGGCTCCTTTATCATCTCCACCACCAGAAGATTCTTCCTCGCCACCTCCACCTACCGGAGCTCCTCCTCCTACTCCCACGTTACCTGCTGaccctccaccaccaccatcacctGACACCTCTCCCCCTCCACAGCCTCCCATTTCACCACCATCGTTCCCTCCACCGGAAACATCTCCTCCTCCTACTCCCTCTTCACCTGACCCGCCATTAAACCCACCACCACCGCCACTACCTGAGATCTCTCCCCCTCCACCTCCTCCACTACACGAGCCTGCCGTTTCACCACCATCATTTCCACCTCCGGAAGTATCTACTCCTCCACCACCATCATCACCTGAGAgctctcctccaccaccatcaTTACCTGAGAGCTCTCCTCCTCCACCATCATCACCTGATCGGCCTGCCATTTCACCACCGTTATTTCCGCCACCCAAAAGCTCTCCTCCACCACCTGCTTCAGACCCACCTACAAACCCACCTCCGTTAGTCCCACCGTTACATTCATCTCCACCTCCCCCATCACTTCCTCCTCCACGTCCTCCCCCCTCCCCACCAGGCTCACAACGTCCtgctctctctcctcctcctcctccacggGATCCAGAACATCCTCAGCAACCTCCTCCTCCAGATTCTAAACGTCCTCCTCCACCAGAGAAAATCCACCCACCTTCCAAACCAAGTCCAGCTCCCTTACCTTCTAACTCTTCTTCATCACCCTCACCACCATTAGTtccatctcctcctcctcaaaaatCTGTACCAGACTCAGGCAATCCACCTCAACAAAACAACCTTACTCCTCCCGTGACAAACAATTCCAGCAACTCAGGTTTTAGTACAGTAGCTCTCGTGGGTGTGAGTATTGGTTTGGTCCTTGTGCTCCTTGGTCTTATTGGAGTCATTGTCTGGTGCGTGAAGAGACAGAAAAAGAGGCCTTCTTCCATTGGAGGTGGCTATGTTATGCCATCTCCTATAGTTTCCTCCCCAAGATCAG ATTCAACGCCTTCCAAGACAAACTCGTCTGCCCCGCTAGTGGGAAACCGTTCTAGCAACCGGACATTCTTTTCACAACCAGAACCTGGTGGCTTTGGTCACTCAAAGGAACTGTTCTCATACGAAGAACTCGTCAAAGCAACAAATGAATTCTCAGATGAAAATCTACTGGGTGAAGGCGGGTTTGGTTGTGTATATAAAGGGGCTTTACCAGATGGAAGAGTGGTGGCTGTTAAACAGTTAAAAATAGGTGGAGGACAAGGCGATCGAGAGTTCAAAGCTGAGGTTGAGACCATAAGCAGAGTTCATCACCGGCATTTGCTTTCTTTGGTTGGATACTGTATCTCCGAGAACAGGAGGTTGCTTATCTATGATTATGTTCCTAACAACAACCTTTACTTCCACCTTCATG CTGCAGGAACACCGGGTCTGGACTGGGCAACGCGTGTTAAAATCGCTGCTGGTGCGGCTCGTGGACTAGCTTATCTCCATGAAGATT GTCATCCTCGTATCATACACAGGGACATCAAGTCATCCAACATTCTTTTAGATAATAACTTTCACCCTCTG GTTTCTGACTTTGGTCTTGCAAAGCTAGCTCTAGATTGTAACACGCATATCACAACTCGTGTTATGGGAACGTTCGG CTACATGGCTCCTGAATATGCATCAAGTGGCAAATTAACTGAAAAATCAGATGTCTTCTCCTTTGGTGTTGTTCTACTTGAGTTAGTCACTGGACGTAAGCCTGTTGATACATCACAACCCTTGGGAGATGAGAGCCTTGTTGAATGG GCTCGTCCTTTGCTTAGTCATGCCGTAGAAACCGAGGAGTTTGAAGCTTTAGTAGACCCCAAGCTGGGAAGAAACTACGTTGGCGCTGAAATGTTTAGAATGATCGAAGCAGCTGCAGCTTGTATTCGCCACTCAGCTGCAAAGAGACCTCGGATGAGTCAGATTGTGAGAGCTTTCGACAGTCTAGCTGAGGAAGACTTGACCAACGGGATGAGACTAGGCCAAAGCGAGGTCATCGACTCAGCTGAGCAGTCTGCAGAGATCAGATTGTTTAGAAGAATGGCTTTTGGCAGCCAAAACTACAGTACAGATTTTTTCACTCACAATATTTACAATAGCAGAGACGAAAACGTGTAA
- the LOC106349999 gene encoding uncharacterized protein LOC106349999 produces the protein MEEDCGVLSCCCQCLVLQVTTFVFFKVPCKLGQKIKKFAKRRCGRTLQPRTEEDVVKEERWYGNGVVFEEGSSRSNCIEVTEGMLSMSKEFGFGSFWRHEDLLTL, from the coding sequence ATGGAAGAAGACTGTGGTGTCCTTTCATGCTGCTGCCAATGCCTTGTGTTACAAGTCACTACCTTCGTCTTCTTCAAGGTCCCTTGTAAACTTGGCCAGAAGATTAAGAAGTTTGCGAAGAGAAGATGTGGGAGAACCTTGCAACCAAGAACGGAGGAGGATGTCGTCAAAGAGGAGCGTTGGTATGGAAATGGGGTTGTGTTTGAAGAAGGCTCATCAAGATCTAATTGCATTGAAGTCACTGAGGGAATGTTGTCGATGAGCAAAGAGTTCGGTTTTGGAAGCTTCTGGCGCCATGAAGATCTTCTGACATTGTAG